CGCGTGGCGCCAGTAGGTGCGGAGCGCGGTGAGCAGGCGTGGGCTCAGCGTGACGTAGCGCTCGTGGCCGCCTTTGCCCCAGCGCACATGGACGAGCATCCGCGTGCTGTCGATATCGGCGACCTGGAGGGCGCAGGCTTCGCCGATCCGGAGCCCCGCGCCGTAGCAGGTGAGGAAGAGGGCGCGGTATTTCGGGGCGGTGATCGCGCCGAGCACCTGCCCGACCTCCTCGACACTCAGCACGGCGGGCAGCGTCTGCGGCCGGCGCAGGCGCGGGACGCGGGCGGCGAGTTCTGGCTGGTGCAGCGTGATCCGATAGAGGAAGCGCAGCGCGGCCGCATGCACGACCTGGGTCGCGGGCCGGACGCGCCGCACGTCGCCCAGGTAGGTCAGGTACGCGCGGACCTCGTCTTCCCCGAGCGCGGCGGGCGATCGCCGGAAGTGGCGGGCGAACGCGCGCACGCAGCTCACGTAGGCCACGCGGGTCTTCTCGGCATAGCCGCGCAGCCGCAGA
This sequence is a window from Deltaproteobacteria bacterium. Protein-coding genes within it:
- a CDS encoding integrase, with amino-acid sequence LRLRGYAEKTRVAYVSCVRAFARHFRRSPAALGEDEVRAYLTYLGDVRRVRPATQVVHAAALRFLYRITLHQPELAARVPRLRRPQTLPAVLSVEEVGQVLGAITAPKYRALFLTCYGAGLRIGEACALQVADIDSTRMLVHVRWGKGGHERYVTLSPRLLTALRTYWRHAHPRGPYLFPGATPDRPLSRDAAQRALRHVAAQCGIEKRVTPHTLRHCFATHLLEAGAELRTIQHLLGHRSIRSTVRYTFVSRKVLDRVQRPLDALLGRCDPPPA